A segment of the Terribacillus aidingensis genome:
GTTGGCATCGCGCTGCTTTTAACTGCAATATCTTTGTTCCTTATCAGAAACATCAAAGGAACTATAAACTCACAAAAGATAGGCTGGAAAGAGGCACTACTGGTAGGACTTGGGCAATCAATTGCTCTTATTCCTGGTGTGAGTCGCTCCGGTGCAACCGTCGTGGCAGGCATGCTTACAGGAATGAATCGAAATACAGCATTAATGTTCTCCTTTTTACTCTATATACCGGTAAGCTTAGGAGCTAGTATCCTAGAGATTCCTGATATGTTCAGCCAAAATATTACTACAGATTATTTAATCGCATATGCTGTAGCGTTTGTTGCATCTCTTATCGGTACTTATTTTGCTTTGAAATGGTTTATCGACGTCATGAAAAAAGGTAAATTGATATATTTTTCTATCTATTGCTTATTCTTAGCGATTATCACATTGTTTCTATTAAAAAAACACCCAGCCAAGCGATGCTTGGCTGGGTGTTTTTTTAGATGAATATATCCAATATCATCGTAAATACAAGACCTGATACAGCTACAACTGTCGATAGTACAGTATAAGTTCCAAAGGCTTCTTTCAGTGTCATACCTAAGGATTCTTTTACCATCCAGAATCCAGCGTCGTTAACGTGAGATGCAATTGCACTGCCGGCACCTGTTGCAAGAGCTACTAGCTCCAGGTTTACATCTGGCATAGTACCTAGTGACGGAATAACCAGCCCCGCTGTTGTCAGTGTAGCAACTGTTCCTGATCCAAGACAGATACGAAGGATTGCTGCAACCATCCAAGCGAAGAATACTGGAGACATGGATGTATCTGCAAAGATAGAGGCTACATAGTCACCAACACCGCCATCGATGAGGACCTGCTTCAAGGCTCCGCCTCCACCGATGATCAATAGAAGCATTCCAAGTGCGTTAATAGCTGATCCACAGGAATCCATCAGTTTCTTAATAGGAATATTTCTTCTTATCCCCATTGTGTATATCGCAACTAATAGTGAAATTACCATCGCTGTGGAAGAGTTACCCACAAAGCGGATGATTTCTATTAACATATTGTCAGCAAATCCTCGTTCTGCTTGCAGGATATCCACAGCTGCGCCAATTGCCATGAGGATAACTGGGAATAGTGCAGTGAAAACACTGATACCGAAACCTGGCATTTCTTCTTCTTTGAATGTTTTTGCAACACCAAAGGATTCACTGCCCTCACGTGTCCAAGCAGTTGGAACGATTTTTTTAGCAAGCTTCGGATACAGGATACCCGCAAGGATAACCGTAGGAATTGCAACAATGATACCATAAATCAACATAAGTCCAATATTTGCACCATATTCGGCTGCTACTGCAGTCGGACCTGGGTGCGGCGGCAGGAATGCGTGTGTTGCAAGTGCCGCTGTTACCATCGGCAAACCAAGATGCACGATCGATACTTTCAATTCTTTTGCGATCGAGAAGATGATCGGAATAAGCAAAACGATTGTTACTTCAAGGAACAATGCAATACCAACGATGAATGAAGCAAATAGAACAGCCCACTGAATACGTTTTTCGCCGAATTTATCAATAAGCGTAGTCGCAATTCGGTTGGCACCGCCAGCGTCTGCAATCAAACGTCCTAGCATAGCACCCATACCGAATATCAGCGCTATATGACCGAGTGTGCCGCCTAAACCGCTTTCAATTGAGCCAACTACTTCTGACATCGGCATTCCTAGCAGCAATGCGACGATAAAGGAAACAATGATCAAGGAAACGAATGTGTTCAGTTTAAGTCCCATAATCATGATAAGCAATAATAGTACACCTAAAGCTATGATCAGTAATGGCATGATGATTTCCCCCAAATCTCTTTGTAAGTGTTTACATTGTTGTCCGTCAGAAAGGAAGGACTTCTACATCCTTCCAATCTTCCGGTATGTTGTTTTGCTTAAAGCGTCGTACGAGTAAAGTTTGGTGCATATTGCGCTGCAACTTTGATACATTCTTCCATGCTGATACTTTCCGCAATGTTCTTGCCCGCAATATCAAATGCTGTACCGTGGTCGACGGATGTACGCAAGAACGGCAGGCCATTCGTGATGGAAACAGTACGGTGGAAGTCTGTCATCTTCGCTGCGATATGACCTTGGTCATGATACAAGGAAAGAACTGCATCATATTTGCCGTTTAGTGCTTGGAAGAAGACAGAGTCAGCAGGAACAGGTCCGACTGCATCGATACCATCTTTAACAGCAAGCTCGATACCTGGTTTGATTTGTTCTACTTCCTCCCAGCCGAACAAGCCGCCTTCACCGCTATGCGGGTTCAAGCCTGCCACTGCAAAGCGGCGATTTTCCACACCTAGACGCTGAAGTGCTTTGTCACAGCGAATCAAGTAATCTTGTACTCTTTCTTTTGTCATCTGTGCAATAGCATCTTTTAAAGAAAGGTGACGTGTAAGGAAGAAGATACGCATACCGTTTACTTCGAACATTGTTAGCGGATCATCAGAACCTGCTAGGTCCTCCAGCATTTCTGTATGTCCGATGTAAGGAACTTTCGCTGCTTTCAAGGACTCTTTGTTGATTGGAGTTGTCGCAAGTGCTTGCACTTGACCATCCATCGCAAGCTCAACAGATTTCTTGATATATTCGAAAGCGCCTTGGCCCCCCTGAGCCGAAACTTGGCCGTATTCTAGTGCTTCGATATCAATGTTGTCCAGATTGATTACGTCGACTGTACCCAACTCGTATTTTCCTTCTGTCGGGGAAGATACTTCGTTTACTTCCAGGTTCGCCTCAACGATTTCAATCGCTTTTTTGATGACTGCTGTATCACCAATCACAAGTGGTTTACATACATCGTATATTTCCTGCTTTGTTAGTGACTTCATTGTAATCTCCGGCCCGATACCTGCTGGATCTCCCATTGGAATTGCGATAATTGCTCTTTCTGTCATTGTTTATTCCTCCTTAAAATTTAGCTTCCAAATATTTCACGCTTGTATAAATTGCTTTCGTTCCACCTGCCGTGCCGCCTTTAGTTACGATTGGAATACCATCCAGGTATCCTCCCATAAACTTTCCATAAGCGATTAGCGGCAGAATCTCATCCAACAGCTGAATTCCTTCTGCTCTGCTTATCGAGCATAGTGAAGCGGTTACATCTCCTCCGCTAGAGAAACAGCCTCCGATTTCAAACTCACTCTCCTGGACAACTACCCGTGTTATCTTGCCGAGACCGTCTGCGATACGTTTCGCTAACGCATCCTGACTCACGCCCTGCTGTGCTCCGAGCGTTTTCAAATCAAGGATCTCAGCACCTGGTGCATCAGTCGTGATCAACAGAATATCCTGCTTCTCCATCTCCTGCTTTGCCAGAGCAATTACACGATCTACCTCTTCATCCCAGACACCATCCACTGTCGCCAGCTTTTTGGAATCCACATAAATTGGTCGGAGATTCGTCTTATCCTTCAGGTATTGCAGCTGTTTCGAGCTATTCGAAGTAACACTTCCAACTGTGACAATAATTTTCTTATCCTTCATTCGCTTCCGGCTGAATGCTCGAGCGAATGCTGCTGTCAGCGGAC
Coding sequences within it:
- a CDS encoding undecaprenyl-diphosphate phosphatase — translated: MDFWILLCKYLFLGLVQGISEPIPISSSGHLIIAQHLLGIEVKDLSFEVIVNTASLIAVILVYKNQIARLSASTYQYIVKREETKKDDFKLVIYLIIGTIPAALLGLLFNDFIGENLKSTFTVGIALLLTAISLFLIRNIKGTINSQKIGWKEALLVGLGQSIALIPGVSRSGATVVAGMLTGMNRNTALMFSFLLYIPVSLGASILEIPDMFSQNITTDYLIAYAVAFVASLIGTYFALKWFIDVMKKGKLIYFSIYCLFLAIITLFLLKKHPAKRCLAGCFFR
- a CDS encoding gluconate:H+ symporter, translated to MPLLIIALGVLLLLIMIMGLKLNTFVSLIIVSFIVALLLGMPMSEVVGSIESGLGGTLGHIALIFGMGAMLGRLIADAGGANRIATTLIDKFGEKRIQWAVLFASFIVGIALFLEVTIVLLIPIIFSIAKELKVSIVHLGLPMVTAALATHAFLPPHPGPTAVAAEYGANIGLMLIYGIIVAIPTVILAGILYPKLAKKIVPTAWTREGSESFGVAKTFKEEEMPGFGISVFTALFPVILMAIGAAVDILQAERGFADNMLIEIIRFVGNSSTAMVISLLVAIYTMGIRRNIPIKKLMDSCGSAINALGMLLLIIGGGGALKQVLIDGGVGDYVASIFADTSMSPVFFAWMVAAILRICLGSGTVATLTTAGLVIPSLGTMPDVNLELVALATGAGSAIASHVNDAGFWMVKESLGMTLKEAFGTYTVLSTVVAVSGLVFTMILDIFI
- the pdxA gene encoding 4-hydroxythreonine-4-phosphate dehydrogenase PdxA, which gives rise to MTERAIIAIPMGDPAGIGPEITMKSLTKQEIYDVCKPLVIGDTAVIKKAIEIVEANLEVNEVSSPTEGKYELGTVDVINLDNIDIEALEYGQVSAQGGQGAFEYIKKSVELAMDGQVQALATTPINKESLKAAKVPYIGHTEMLEDLAGSDDPLTMFEVNGMRIFFLTRHLSLKDAIAQMTKERVQDYLIRCDKALQRLGVENRRFAVAGLNPHSGEGGLFGWEEVEQIKPGIELAVKDGIDAVGPVPADSVFFQALNGKYDAVLSLYHDQGHIAAKMTDFHRTVSITNGLPFLRTSVDHGTAFDIAGKNIAESISMEECIKVAAQYAPNFTRTTL